The following coding sequences lie in one Vitis vinifera cultivar Pinot Noir 40024 chromosome 19, ASM3070453v1 genomic window:
- the LOC100243255 gene encoding uncharacterized protein LOC100243255 — translation MATLQTTNPTFLSATQTQFLLSLSRLPWKEDTEKPKTQNQNKFQVKITIDLRKVKMAYLLPNLSPSLLISSSSKSKPNSIPTKPINFNLSSSSSSSSTSTTLTNLQSSTLQDAQVNLQTAGAHDNQQQNQQQQQRDDFYVNLGLAVRTLREDLPLLFSKDLNYDIYRDDITFLDPLNTFTGIENYKLIFWALRFHGRILFREISLEVFRVWQPSENVILIRWNLRGVPRVPWEAKGEFQGTSRYKLDRNGKIYEHKVDNLAFNFPQPLKPAASVLDLVTACPASPNPTFLWGSAADVYSSSWVEFYRAVRETLDRQEHNLLAQDGLVTCS, via the exons ATGGCCACGCTCCAAACCACAAACCCCACATTCCTTTCAGCGACACAAACCCAattcctcctctctctctctcggctCCCATGGAAAGAAGACACTGAAAAACCCAAAActcaaaaccaaaataaatttcaagtgAAAATAACCATTGATTTGAGAAAAGTGAAGATGGCTTATCTTCTACCAAATCTCTCACCATCTCTACTCATCTCTTCTTCCTCCAAATCAAAACCCAATTCAATTCCCACAAAACCCATTAATTTcaatctctcttcttcttcttcttcttcttccactaGTACTACTCTTACCAATCTTCAATCCTCAACACTCCAGGATGCGCAGGTTAACCTCCAAACCGCAGGTGCGCATGATAACCAGCAGCAGAaccagcagcagcagcagaggGATGACTTCTATGTCAACCTGGGCCTTGCTGTACGGACTCTCCGTGAGGACCTCCCTTTGCTCTTCTCCAAAGACCTTAATTATGACATTTACAG GGATGATATAACTTTCTTAGACCCACTGAACACGTTTACTGGTATTGAGAACTATAAATTGATCTTCTGGGCATTAAGGTTTCATGGGCGGATTCTGTTTAGGGAGATTTCTCTTGAGGTTTTTAGGGTTTGGCAGCCTTCAGAGAATGTGATTTTGATTAGGTGGAACTTGAGGGGTGTCCCTAGGGTTCCATGGGAAGCTAAAGGAGAGTTTCAGGGCACATCCCGCTATAAATTGGATCGAAATGGGAAAATTTACGAACACAAAGTGGATAACTTAGCATTCAATTTCCCACAGCCGCTGAAACCGGCGGCATCAGTGTTGGATTTGGTCACTGCCTGCCCTGCAAGCCCGAATCCAACCTTCTTGTGGGGTTCGGCTGCAGACGTGTACTCGTCATCTTGGGTGGAGTTTTATAGGGCTGTGAGGGAGACATTGGATCGCCAAGAGCACAATCTTCTTGCCCAAGATGGATTGGTTACTTGTTCATAG